ATCCGGAACTCCGCAGCTTTTGGGGAAATAATCATTCTAATCGTTTACCTGCCGATCCTGGCATTGGTGGGTATTGAAGGAAAAATGTTCCGCCCGATGGCGCAGACTGTGGGTTTTGCAATTCTGGGGGCATTCATTTTGTCAATTACCTATGTCCCGATGGCCTCCGCATTGTTTTTAAGCAAGCTCAATGAGCACAAGCCGAACATTTCGGACAAGATCATCGGTTTTTTCCACAGGTTATACCGGCCGGCCCTCGCATTTGCATTAAGACAAAAACTCCTGGTCGTAGCCAGTGCGGTTGCTTTGTTCGCCGTCGGTCTGATACTGTTCCTGAATATGGGCGGCGAGTTTATCCCGCAGCTCGACGAAGGCGACTTTGCGATTGAGATGCGCGTACTCACCGGCAGCTCGCTGTCAGAAACGGTTGAAGCCAGCCAAAAAGCGGCCGGGCTGCTCAAAAAGCAGTTTCCTGACGAGGTGATTGAAGTAGTAGGAAAAATCGGTTCTTCCGAAATACCGACCGACCCGATGCCCGTGGAAGCAGCGGATGTAATGGTGATATTGAAAGATAAATCCGAGTGGAAACAGGCGAAAGGGCGCGCGGAACTGGCCGAAAAAATGCAGCAATACCTTTCGGAATCAATCGCAGGGGTGACTTTCGGTTTTCAGCAGCCTATTCAAATGCGTTTCAACGAGCTGATTTCGGGTGTGAAACAGGATGTGGCCGTTAAGATTTTTGGCGAGGACCTGGATGTGCTGGCCGACCAGGCCAAAAAGATAGGAAAGCTGGCCGGCACAGTTGAAGGCGCGGAAGATCTGTATGTGGAAGCAGTAAGCGGCCTGCCGCAGATCGTGGTCAATTTCGACCGTAGCAGGATGGCGACTTTCGGGATCAATATCGAAGACGCCAACCGCGCGATCAATACTGCATTTGCAGGCAGCAGCGCTGGATTGGTTTATGAAGGCGAAAAACGGTTTGACCTCGTGGTCCGACTTGCTCAGGCCAGCCGGCAAACGGTTGAGGATGTAAAAGGGCTTTTCATCACAAACCGGCACGGACAGCAGGTCCCGCTCGGACAAATCGCTGAAATTGGCATGGTAACCGGTGCGAACCAGATCCAGCGCGAGGATGCGAAGCGGCGGATCATCGTCGCATTCAACGTCCGCGGCCGCGACGTGGAAAGTTTGGTGACCGAATTACAATCCAAAATTGACAGTCAGCTCAAATTGCCCACCGGCTACTATATCACTTATGGCGGGCAATTTGAGAACCTGAAAGAAGCGAATACCCGGCTGGCGATCGCGGTACCGATTGCGCTCCTGTTGATTTTCGTACTGCTTTATTTCAGTTTCAATTCGTTGCGACAAAGCTTCCTGATCCTCTCTGCGATCCCGCTTTCGGCGATCGGCGGCGTTTTTGCGCTCTGGGTGCGTGATATGCCTTTCAGTATCTCGGCCGGGATCGGGTTCATCGCCCTGTTCGGCGTGGCGGTACTGAACGGGATCGTATTGATTGCAGAGTTTAATTTTCTTCGGAAACAAGGTATCCCGGATCTTAAAGCGATCATTTTTCAGGGAACCGAAACGCGCCTGCGGCCGGTACTCATGACAGCGCTGGTGGCTTCTCTTGGTTTTTTACCCATGGCTTTGTCCAACAGTGCGGGAGCCGAAGTACAGCGCCCGCTCGCTACCGTCGTCATCGGCGGACTGGTGTCGGCTACCTTGCTCACGCTGCTGGTGCTACCCGTTTTATACTGGCTGACCGAGACGCGCTTTAATAAAAAATTAGCTATTAATACATTGATATTATGCACATTAATGTTAGCCTTAGCATTTACCGGTGCCTTTGCGCAGGGTAACAATACACCTGCGAAGCAGCTTTCTCTGGCGGAGGCTATCCAGCAGGGTATCGCCCAGAATCCGGAAATCCGCTCGGGTACTTTTTTAGTGGATTACCAAAAAGCATTGCTCGGAACAGCCGTAGAAATTCCCAAAACGGAGCTGACGTGGATGGGCGGGCAATACAATAGCAGCAAGTTTGATAACCATTTTCTCCTGTCACAATCCCTCCCCAATCCGGGCGTAGCGAAGAAGCGGCGTGAACTGCTGTCGGCGCAGGTCGATGGGGCGCAGGCCAGACAGGAAATCACGAAAGCGGAGTTGATCAGGCGCATTAAAAGCGTGTATTACCGACAGCTATTTGTAAAAAGCAGTCAGCAATTGCTGATTCAGGAAAGTGAGCGGGCGGCACGTTTTGCGAAGGCGGCGGAACTTCGGTTCGCGAGCGGCGAAGCTAACCAGCTGGAACAGGCAGTGGCCAAAAGCAGTGAAAGCGAGATCCAGACGCGACTTAAGCAGAACCAGACTGCCCTGAAAAACCTGCAAAGGGAACTGCAATTGCTCCTGAACAGCTCGGAACCCGTCGAAGCTGCGGCCGATAGTCTGACCAAACGCAACCTGACCGTTACATTATCCGATACAGCCGCGCTCGGCAACTCCCCTTACCTGCGACTTTTGCGACAGCAGGTAACCATTGAAAGCAGATCCACTGCGATGCAACGCGCGAACCTGCTGCCCGATTTTTCGGTGGGTTATTTCAACCAGTCGCTGACGGGCTTTCAGAATCCGAACGGTACCGAGATTTTCTATGGTGCCGGGAAGCGTTTCCAGGGCGTACAGGCGGGTATTGCGATCCCGATCTTCCATGGCGCTGTCAAAGCGAGGATCAAAGCTGGCGTGGTGAGTGAGCAGCTGGCCAGCAACCAGGCGGATGTGGCGAGATTACAGCTGGAAAGCAAATTAGAGCAGGCATTCAATAGCTATTTAACTGATAAACAAAATATTGAACGCTACGAACAGCAATCCCTGACACTTGCCAATGTAATCCAAAACAGTGCAGCGAAAGCTTATGAGTCCGGCGAGATCGGCTATGTGGAATACGCCCAGGCTTTTTCCCGAGCATTTCAGATCCGGGCTAACTACCTGGAATTGATCGATTCGCTGAACCAGTCTGTGATTGAAATAGAGTTCCTGCTTGACAAACAATGAATCCGGTAAAAGACTTTCTTATGAAAAATATATTAATGCTTCTCTGCCTGCTGGCAACACTTACTTTTTGTACCAAAAAAGAAGAAAAAGAACCTGAAAGTGCTGAACACGAGCACCATGAAGAAGAAACCAATGTAGTTGAGCTGACGCAGGCGCAATACGAAAGCGCAAAAATCCAGACAGGTACAATAAGTATGCGCAGCCTCAGTGACGTGATCACCGCGAATGGCGTGATCGATATCCCGCCCCAGAATCTGGTGAGCATTTCGGCGCCTCTGGGTGGATTTGTCCGTGAAACGGACCTTTTACAAGGTATGAAGGTCAGAAAGGGACAACTGATCGCGACGATAGAAAACCCGGACTTTATTCAGATACAGCAGGATTACCTCGAAACGCAGGGTAAACTGGAATATGCCCGGCTCGATTTGAACCGGCAGACTGAATTAAGCAAAGAGAATATCAATGCGCAGAAAATTCTGCAACTGGCTGCGGCGGAAGTAAAAACGCAGCAGGCGCGGCTGGCCGGTTTGACAGAACGGCTGAAAACGGCAGGTATCAGCCTGGCAGCACTCGAAAAGGGGACGATCAGTAATAAGGCCGCGATTTATGCACCGATCAGCGGATCGGTGACGACGGTGAATGTGAATATCGGTAAATATGTAAATCCGACAGACGTGATGTTTGAAATCGTGGATACGGACCACCTGCATGTAGAGCTTTCGGTTTTTGAACAGGATATTCCAAGACTGAAAATAGGCCAGCTGGTGCGGTTTACGGTAAGTAACAATCCTCAAAAAGAGCATCTGGCCAAAGTTTACCTGATCAACCAAAAGATCAATGAGGACCGCACCGTACGCGTGCATTGTCATCTCGAAAAAGATGACCCCGGCCTTTTACCGCAGAACTTTGTAAAAGCGATGATCGAATCGGGCGCGACGCAATTACCCGCACTTCCTGATCAGGCGATCGTCGATTTTGAAGGCAAATCTTACGTTTTCATCCAACAGAAAGAAGCAGGCCCTGAAATGCATTTCGAGATGAGGGAGGTAGTGAGAGGCATTTCGGAGAACGGTTTTACGCAGATTAAATCACCCGGAAGCAAGGAAATGCAGACCGCCCGCATTGTGATCGGGGGAGCCTACGCATTGCTTTCCAAACTCAAAAATTCCGGAGAAGAAGGGCACGCTCATTAAGTCACCAAAAGCTACTTTTTGGAATATTAGCGTCGCGGCAGATAGTATGACTATAAGCATAAATAATTGAATCATTTGCAGAGTAAAATAGATGCGTTACAGGCTTGTTTAGGTCTGCAACGCATTATTTTCTTGGTATTTACTCACTTAACTGATTCAAGCTTATGGACAAAATCTTTACAGATCGGGTCTGCTTCCGCATGCGCAGGAGTACCCATGTTATTTTAGTTCTCCTGTTTGCGCTGGCGCCGTCTGCGCTGCTGGCCATGCACCCGCCAGGCGTTGGAAAAACGCCGTATTCGCCTGACGGTTTGGCTGACATTGTCGTCAAAGGAACTGTTAAAGACCCGGACGAAGCTGTGCTTCCCGGTGTTAGTATTTTGGTGAAAGGCAGCAGCGTGGGAACCGTCACAGACAACGACGGTGTGTTCAGCATTAAAGTACCCGATGCGAACAGCACCCTGGTACTCAGTTACATCGGTTATGCAAAGCAGGAAATCATCGTAGGTAGCAGGACTGTGATCGATGTCGTGATGGAAGCCGATAACAAAGCCCTCGAAGAAGTGGTGGTGGTGGGCTACGGTACACAGGAAAAGGTAAATTTGACCGGCGCTGTGGGCGTAGCGGACGCTAAGCGACTTCAAAACAGGCCTATTGCCTCTGTCGGCGAGGGTTTGCAGGGCGTGATCCCCAACCTGAACGTGAACGTGCGTAATGGTGACCCGTCGCAGCCCATTACGTTTAACATCAGAGGTTACGAGTCGATCAATGGCGGTGCGCCGTTGGTGTTGGTCGACGGTGCGCCGATGGACCTGAACCGCATTAACCCCAACGATATCGAGAACATCAGCGTACTGAAAGACGCCTCGGCGGCGGCGGTTTACGGTGCACGGGCTGCATTCGGGGTCGTGTTGGTGACTACGAAAAGCGGCAAAGCAGGTAAAATCAGCGTGAACCTGAGCACCCAGTTTTCGCTCGCGAAACCGATTTTTAATATGGACGTGGTGACCGATCCGTATGAATTCGTGCAGGCTCGGAATATCGCCAATATTCGCACAAGCGGCGTGCCGAGTTTCGACGACGACATGGTGGCCGGCACCAAGGCCTATTCCGAAAATCCGGCGACGGCACCGCAATGGAAGGTGGTCAACGGTTCGCTGCGGTTTTACGGTTTTAACAACTACCAAAAAAGCATTATGACCGATTATGCGCCCACAAGCCAGCACGATGTGTCGGTTTCGGGTGGTAATGAAAAGTCAAAATTCTTTGCTTCGCTCGGGTATTTCTCGAAAGACGGATATCTGCGCGAAAAGGCCAAAAATGAGACATTCAAGCGTTACAACATTCTCTTGAAGGCTGATTTTCAGGTTAATAAATGGCTGTCACTGGATGAAAAGGTCATTTTCAACTCGACTAACAGCGACAAACCGCACTTTTATAACTGGGATGTGAACATCAATTCCCTGGCGCGGGTATCGCCCATCCAACCCATTCAGTTTCCGGACCTGCCTTTTTATGTGACCGAAGGCGACCGTGAAAAATATGCACCTCATATCGGCAAGTATTTCGGAGGCACCAACTTTTTCCCATACCTGCTCAACGGGGGCCGCACGACTTACACGAACAACGATTTCTGGTTTACGCAAGGTCTGACATTGACACCGGTCGCCGGCCTGAAAATCCGTTCCGATTTTTCCTACAACATTTTTAACAGAATGTATCAGGATGTGCAGAGCAAAATTGAAATCGTGGATGCTAATTTGCTGGCTGCCAACCTGATCAGCAATGGTTTCAGTGGTGATGACTGGATAAGGACTGAAAACAACTACAACCAGTATTATGTTTTCAATGCCTATGCCGAGTACAAATTACCGCTTCCTGCTGCGCATAACCTCACCGCAATGGTCGGTTTTAACCAGGAACGTGGTCTTAACCGCTACACCGGGGCACAAGCCAGAGGTCTTATTACGCCCCAGGTCACCGACATTAATGCGACCACCGGCGTACAGCAAACATTCGGATCCAAGGCACACACGGCATTGCGGGGTGCATTTTACCGGTTGAATTATATTTTCAAAGACCGTTATCTGATCGAACTGAACGGGCGCTATGACGGGACTTCCCGTTTTCCAAAAGAAGACCGCTTCGGGTTCTTTCCTTCTTTTTCTGCCGGCTGGCGGATCAGTCAGGAGGAATTCATGTCGTCCACTTCTTCCTGGCTCGACAACCTGAAAATCCGGGCTTCGTATGGAACACTTGGCAATCAGATCATTATGGATGCCAGCCGCAACCAGATCTACTATCCTTATATTGCTACCATGGGCACAGGCCAATCGCCCTACATGTTTACCAACGGAGCCATTCCATTCGTGTCGCCCGCCGGATTGGTAAGCCCAACCCTGACCTGGGAAACAGTTATTTCCAAAAATATCGGTTTGGATGTTACGATGCTGAAAGGGCGCCTCGACGCTTCGTTTGACCTTTTTACCCGCGATACCAAAGACATGTTGATGGACGTAAGCTATCCCGACATTCTTGGAACTGCCGCCCCAAAAGAGAATGCGGCCGACCTGCGAACCAAAGGCTGGGAGCTTTCCCTGACTTGGCGCGACAAGATCAAACGCGACTGGAACTACGATGTAACCCTGGCCCTCTCGGACTGGACAGCCACAATCACCAAATACAATAATCCGACCGGCGCGATTGGCGGCAATAACTATTATGTAGGTCAGAAACTTGGTGAAATCTGGGGATATCAGACCGTAGGCATCTTTCAGTCTGCCGATGAAGTGGCAGCTGCGCCGAAACAAAACAACATCGGTGCCAACTGGCGGCCGGGCGACATTCAGTATGCCGATTTGAATGGCGACGGGGTGATCACCCAGGGCAATAACACATTGGCAAATCCGGGCGACCGCAAGATCATCGGTAACTCGACGCCCCGCTACACGTTCGGTTTGAACGGCGGTATCAGTTATAAAAATGTGCGTCTGAGCCTTTTCTTACAGGGTATTGGTAAAAAAGATCACTGGCCCACCTCGGACAACTGGACCTGGTTCTTCCCTTTCAATGCAGGTCATGTAGAGAAATATTACATTGCTGATTCGTGGAGCGAGACCAACCGCGACGCCTATTTTGCGGCACCGCACATTTCAACCAATGATAAAAAGAACGTTCAGACGCAGTCGCGATTCCTGCAAAATGCTGCCTATATCCGTCTGAAAAATATCAACCTGAGCTTCGACCTGCCTGCGGACCTGCTGAAAAAAGTCGGCATTGGCCGGGCACAGATTTTCGTAGCGGGTATGAACCTCTGGGAGTTTACCAAAATGCGAAAACCACTTGATCCTGAGACCATTCAATCAGCA
This Dyadobacter sp. UC 10 DNA region includes the following protein-coding sequences:
- a CDS encoding efflux RND transporter periplasmic adaptor subunit; translation: MKNILMLLCLLATLTFCTKKEEKEPESAEHEHHEEETNVVELTQAQYESAKIQTGTISMRSLSDVITANGVIDIPPQNLVSISAPLGGFVRETDLLQGMKVRKGQLIATIENPDFIQIQQDYLETQGKLEYARLDLNRQTELSKENINAQKILQLAAAEVKTQQARLAGLTERLKTAGISLAALEKGTISNKAAIYAPISGSVTTVNVNIGKYVNPTDVMFEIVDTDHLHVELSVFEQDIPRLKIGQLVRFTVSNNPQKEHLAKVYLINQKINEDRTVRVHCHLEKDDPGLLPQNFVKAMIESGATQLPALPDQAIVDFEGKSYVFIQQKEAGPEMHFEMREVVRGISENGFTQIKSPGSKEMQTARIVIGGAYALLSKLKNSGEEGHAH
- a CDS encoding SusC/RagA family TonB-linked outer membrane protein, which gives rise to MDKIFTDRVCFRMRRSTHVILVLLFALAPSALLAMHPPGVGKTPYSPDGLADIVVKGTVKDPDEAVLPGVSILVKGSSVGTVTDNDGVFSIKVPDANSTLVLSYIGYAKQEIIVGSRTVIDVVMEADNKALEEVVVVGYGTQEKVNLTGAVGVADAKRLQNRPIASVGEGLQGVIPNLNVNVRNGDPSQPITFNIRGYESINGGAPLVLVDGAPMDLNRINPNDIENISVLKDASAAAVYGARAAFGVVLVTTKSGKAGKISVNLSTQFSLAKPIFNMDVVTDPYEFVQARNIANIRTSGVPSFDDDMVAGTKAYSENPATAPQWKVVNGSLRFYGFNNYQKSIMTDYAPTSQHDVSVSGGNEKSKFFASLGYFSKDGYLREKAKNETFKRYNILLKADFQVNKWLSLDEKVIFNSTNSDKPHFYNWDVNINSLARVSPIQPIQFPDLPFYVTEGDREKYAPHIGKYFGGTNFFPYLLNGGRTTYTNNDFWFTQGLTLTPVAGLKIRSDFSYNIFNRMYQDVQSKIEIVDANLLAANLISNGFSGDDWIRTENNYNQYYVFNAYAEYKLPLPAAHNLTAMVGFNQERGLNRYTGAQARGLITPQVTDINATTGVQQTFGSKAHTALRGAFYRLNYIFKDRYLIELNGRYDGTSRFPKEDRFGFFPSFSAGWRISQEEFMSSTSSWLDNLKIRASYGTLGNQIIMDASRNQIYYPYIATMGTGQSPYMFTNGAIPFVSPAGLVSPTLTWETVISKNIGLDVTMLKGRLDASFDLFTRDTKDMLMDVSYPDILGTAAPKENAADLRTKGWELSLTWRDKIKRDWNYDVTLALSDWTATITKYNNPTGAIGGNNYYVGQKLGEIWGYQTVGIFQSADEVAAAPKQNNIGANWRPGDIQYADLNGDGVITQGNNTLANPGDRKIIGNSTPRYTFGLNGGISYKNVRLSLFLQGIGKKDHWPTSDNWTWFFPFNAGHVEKYYIADSWSETNRDAYFAAPHISTNDKKNVQTQSRFLQNAAYIRLKNINLSFDLPADLLKKVGIGRAQIFVAGMNLWEFTKMRKPLDPETIQSAAIEYPMQRIGTLGLNVSF
- a CDS encoding CusA/CzcA family heavy metal efflux RND transporter, which codes for MLDKIIYFSIHNKLIIGLFTLALIAGGIYSFTRLPIDAVPDITNNQVQIITTSPSLAAQEVERLVTFPVETAMATIPYTEEIRSISRFGLSVVTIVFQDKIDVYWARQQVSERLQGAANQIPPGVGTPELAPVTTGLGEIYQYVLHTKKGFEDKYPPMELRSIQDWIVRRQLLGTEGVADVSSFGGFLKQYEIAIDPFKLRSAQISMSEIFTALEKNNQNTGGAYIDKKPNAYSIRSEGLIGSIQDIESIQVKETANGLPVLIRDIAKVQFGSAVRYGAMTRNDEGEVVGGLVLMLKGANASKVIGHVKERVTQISKTLPEGVVIEPFLDRTKLVNKAITTVSRNLIEGALIVIFVLILLLGNLRAGLVVASVIPLSMLFAVTMMHIFGVSGNLMSLGAIDFGLIVDGAVIIVEATLHHIAGRKFTHRLTQQEMDTEVYESASKIRNSAAFGEIIILIVYLPILALVGIEGKMFRPMAQTVGFAILGAFILSITYVPMASALFLSKLNEHKPNISDKIIGFFHRLYRPALAFALRQKLLVVASAVALFAVGLILFLNMGGEFIPQLDEGDFAIEMRVLTGSSLSETVEASQKAAGLLKKQFPDEVIEVVGKIGSSEIPTDPMPVEAADVMVILKDKSEWKQAKGRAELAEKMQQYLSESIAGVTFGFQQPIQMRFNELISGVKQDVAVKIFGEDLDVLADQAKKIGKLAGTVEGAEDLYVEAVSGLPQIVVNFDRSRMATFGINIEDANRAINTAFAGSSAGLVYEGEKRFDLVVRLAQASRQTVEDVKGLFITNRHGQQVPLGQIAEIGMVTGANQIQREDAKRRIIVAFNVRGRDVESLVTELQSKIDSQLKLPTGYYITYGGQFENLKEANTRLAIAVPIALLLIFVLLYFSFNSLRQSFLILSAIPLSAIGGVFALWVRDMPFSISAGIGFIALFGVAVLNGIVLIAEFNFLRKQGIPDLKAIIFQGTETRLRPVLMTALVASLGFLPMALSNSAGAEVQRPLATVVIGGLVSATLLTLLVLPVLYWLTETRFNKKLAINTLILCTLMLALAFTGAFAQGNNTPAKQLSLAEAIQQGIAQNPEIRSGTFLVDYQKALLGTAVEIPKTELTWMGGQYNSSKFDNHFLLSQSLPNPGVAKKRRELLSAQVDGAQARQEITKAELIRRIKSVYYRQLFVKSSQQLLIQESERAARFAKAAELRFASGEANQLEQAVAKSSESEIQTRLKQNQTALKNLQRELQLLLNSSEPVEAAADSLTKRNLTVTLSDTAALGNSPYLRLLRQQVTIESRSTAMQRANLLPDFSVGYFNQSLTGFQNPNGTEIFYGAGKRFQGVQAGIAIPIFHGAVKARIKAGVVSEQLASNQADVARLQLESKLEQAFNSYLTDKQNIERYEQQSLTLANVIQNSAAKAYESGEIGYVEYAQAFSRAFQIRANYLELIDSLNQSVIEIEFLLDKQ